The Nocardiopsis dassonvillei subsp. dassonvillei DSM 43111 genome contains a region encoding:
- a CDS encoding AEC family transporter: MSGVLIGFGVITSIVVIGYMLGRIPLLGPGAREVLSKLAFYVASPALLFTILADVDLSVLVSGPVLVSVISVAVVAFAFVVFGLVRRQGVGPTTVGALASSYVNAGNLGIPISVYVLGDASLVAPILLTQLLVLAPVGLTLLDLADGDVRGVGPVFRRALGTPVRNPVVIASLAGVAVSASGWVPPEPLMEPFHLIGGMAVPAMLLAFGISLHGSPFPGRGPERVPMLFAVALKSVVQPLAAWALGALVFDLDASSLFSVVVLAALPTAQNVFNYATQYRTGEVMVREVVLVTTFLTIPALLTVTFLLG, encoded by the coding sequence TTGTCCGGGGTCTTGATCGGTTTCGGTGTCATCACCAGCATCGTCGTCATCGGCTACATGCTCGGGCGCATCCCGCTCCTCGGCCCGGGGGCCAGGGAGGTGCTCAGCAAGCTCGCCTTCTACGTGGCCAGCCCCGCGCTGCTATTCACGATCCTGGCCGACGTCGACCTCTCCGTCCTGGTGTCCGGTCCGGTCCTGGTCAGCGTCATCAGCGTGGCCGTCGTGGCGTTCGCCTTCGTCGTGTTCGGGCTCGTCCGGCGCCAGGGCGTCGGACCGACCACGGTCGGCGCGCTCGCCTCCTCGTACGTCAACGCGGGCAACCTGGGCATCCCCATCTCCGTCTACGTGCTCGGCGACGCGTCCCTGGTCGCGCCCATCCTGCTCACGCAGCTCCTGGTCCTGGCCCCGGTCGGCCTCACCCTCCTGGACCTGGCCGACGGCGACGTGCGCGGGGTGGGCCCCGTCTTCCGGCGGGCGCTGGGCACGCCGGTCCGCAACCCCGTGGTGATCGCGTCGCTGGCGGGCGTGGCCGTCTCCGCCTCGGGCTGGGTGCCGCCCGAACCCCTGATGGAGCCCTTCCACCTGATCGGCGGCATGGCCGTCCCCGCCATGCTGCTGGCCTTCGGGATCTCCCTGCACGGCAGCCCGTTCCCCGGCCGGGGCCCCGAACGGGTGCCGATGCTGTTCGCCGTGGCGCTCAAGTCCGTGGTCCAGCCGCTGGCGGCGTGGGCCCTGGGCGCCCTGGTCTTCGACCTGGACGCCTCCAGCCTGTTCTCCGTCGTCGTGCTGGCGGCCCTGCCCACGGCCCAGAACGTCTTCAACTACGCCACCCAGTACCGCACCGGTGAGGTGATGGTCCGCGAGGTGGTGCTCGTGACCACCTTCCTCACCATTCCCGCGCTGCTCACCGTCACCTTCCTGC
- a CDS encoding serine/threonine protein kinase produces MSGSEHAAWAPGYGNPALLRQGRRARIVRATRSTSGADVVLKVLPEHLGRAELNQLRELSGVPGVVPLLDAGTTAEGDLFVVLPFYADGSFGDMLARRGPAPVQEAAAVSRSVAAALGSMHGRGLLHGDVCPGNILRAGRTPVLTGFGSVHRSGEALPPPDPATESFLHAAPEALRGEPRTPASDVYQLASTVWTMLVGYTPFSSTDGTPFDPRGYAERVLTQDPKPVPRADISRKLRGVLTRALAKLPEERFATPAAFASAFEQARTSRAATTLGATGGQEPLSGAQAPMSGPQVPMSGAQTPMEDFQPPTTDTRTPHTGPQHPTAPPQVPVSGPQAPMSGPQTPMSGPQIPMSGAQTPMEDFQPPTTDTRTPHTGPQLPPPPYAAGPQQDAYTPWTGPRTPPPAPPGPQTPPGTDTPPSPALPSSGPQNPPATAWFRPSGPQTSHAPAAPHVPPHAPPPFPGEAARHPATGPQQPRPQPSRELRPRPTGLEGSRLPAVDAGGTAEIMMAKLRGEEISALRAWSRLEGWTGTAESSALPVDESTRTEDDTPSWGPVPETEQHQPRWRRHLHIAVTVCGILVVTSVSGVFAALESPAPVVAAAEQEAEPEPAADEEAAEPVVDPSAPPEVSAPTGVVLADSLNAVELSWTDNSGGTASFFVLGGPFGHEAATLARTGPGVVTAQVATGYTGMEYCFTVIAVDGSASAAEEVCTTRAADRAEAEAERLAEEEAAEEAAREAEEEAAEEEPSPSPDPEEPAE; encoded by the coding sequence GCTCCACGAGCGGTGCCGACGTCGTGCTCAAGGTCCTGCCCGAGCACCTGGGGCGCGCCGAGCTGAACCAGCTGCGCGAGCTCAGCGGGGTTCCCGGTGTGGTCCCCCTGCTGGACGCGGGGACCACCGCCGAGGGCGACCTGTTCGTGGTGCTGCCGTTCTACGCGGACGGCTCCTTCGGCGACATGCTCGCCCGGAGGGGACCCGCTCCGGTCCAGGAGGCGGCGGCCGTCTCTCGGAGTGTGGCGGCCGCGCTGGGGTCGATGCACGGGCGCGGGCTGCTGCACGGGGACGTGTGCCCCGGCAACATCCTGCGTGCGGGCCGGACACCGGTGCTGACCGGTTTCGGTTCCGTCCACCGGTCCGGGGAGGCCCTGCCCCCGCCCGACCCGGCGACGGAGTCGTTCCTGCACGCGGCGCCCGAGGCGCTGCGGGGCGAGCCGCGTACGCCCGCCTCCGACGTCTACCAGCTGGCGTCCACCGTCTGGACGATGCTGGTGGGGTACACGCCGTTCTCATCGACGGACGGAACGCCGTTCGACCCCCGCGGTTACGCCGAGCGCGTCCTGACGCAGGACCCCAAGCCGGTTCCCCGCGCCGACATCTCCCGCAAGCTGCGGGGTGTGCTCACCCGCGCGCTGGCCAAGCTGCCCGAGGAGCGCTTCGCGACCCCGGCGGCGTTCGCCTCGGCCTTCGAGCAGGCGCGCACGTCCCGGGCCGCCACGACGCTGGGCGCGACCGGCGGCCAGGAGCCCCTGAGCGGTGCGCAGGCGCCGATGTCGGGGCCGCAGGTCCCCATGTCCGGCGCCCAGACGCCCATGGAGGACTTCCAGCCCCCGACCACGGACACGCGGACCCCGCACACCGGACCCCAGCACCCGACGGCACCGCCCCAGGTGCCCGTGTCCGGCCCCCAAGCGCCGATGAGCGGACCCCAGACGCCCATGTCGGGGCCGCAGATCCCCATGTCCGGCGCCCAGACGCCCATGGAGGACTTCCAGCCCCCGACCACGGACACGCGGACCCCGCACACCGGACCCCAGCTCCCGCCTCCGCCGTACGCCGCTGGCCCCCAGCAGGACGCCTACACCCCCTGGACGGGCCCCCGGACCCCTCCCCCGGCGCCTCCCGGACCGCAGACCCCGCCCGGCACGGACACCCCGCCCTCCCCCGCCCTCCCGTCCTCGGGTCCGCAGAACCCGCCCGCCACGGCCTGGTTCCGACCCTCGGGCCCCCAGACCTCGCACGCGCCCGCCGCGCCGCACGTCCCGCCGCACGCACCGCCGCCGTTCCCCGGGGAGGCGGCCCGGCACCCGGCGACCGGACCGCAACAGCCCCGGCCGCAGCCGTCACGGGAACTCAGGCCCCGGCCCACCGGGCTGGAGGGGAGCAGGCTCCCGGCCGTCGACGCGGGCGGCACCGCCGAGATCATGATGGCCAAGCTGCGCGGCGAGGAGATCTCCGCGCTGCGCGCCTGGTCGCGTCTGGAGGGCTGGACGGGCACCGCCGAATCCTCCGCCCTGCCCGTGGACGAGTCCACGCGGACCGAGGACGACACCCCCTCCTGGGGTCCCGTGCCCGAGACCGAACAGCACCAGCCGCGGTGGCGCCGCCACCTCCACATCGCCGTGACCGTGTGCGGCATCCTCGTGGTCACCAGCGTCTCCGGGGTGTTCGCCGCGCTGGAGTCACCGGCCCCGGTCGTCGCGGCCGCCGAGCAGGAGGCCGAACCGGAGCCCGCGGCGGACGAGGAGGCCGCCGAACCGGTCGTCGACCCCTCGGCGCCGCCCGAGGTCTCCGCGCCGACCGGCGTCGTCCTGGCGGACAGCCTCAACGCCGTCGAACTCAGCTGGACCGACAACAGCGGCGGCACCGCCTCCTTCTTCGTGCTGGGCGGCCCCTTCGGCCACGAGGCCGCCACCCTGGCCCGGACCGGCCCCGGCGTGGTGACCGCGCAGGTCGCCACCGGCTACACCGGCATGGAGTACTGCTTCACGGTGATCGCCGTGGACGGCTCCGCGTCCGCCGCCGAGGAGGTCTGCACGACCCGCGCCGCGGACCGCGCCGAGGCCGAGGCCGAGCGCCTGGCCGAGGAGGAGGCCGCGGAGGAGGCCGCCCGGGAGGCGGAGGAGGAGGCAGCCGAGGAGGAGCCCTCACCGTCCCCCGATCCGGAGGAGCCCGCGGAGTGA